In the genome of Actinomadura graeca, one region contains:
- a CDS encoding FtsX-like permease family protein → MWLIARRSFAEGWMRLTATLLAALFSIGLIAGSLQFTLRAQEAVSGSDASEYAAADVLVQGGSVDPDEVYAAPDGRVPLARVAGRPGVAAVSGDAMVEATASGADGRTIVPPAGAMTRLRPWPSDGRLNAYHLESGRAPRAPDEIVVTRHVARAGKLRTGDPMRMSLPREARAMKVVGIVTVRGRSAVASGDLLLATPETVRQVSGLPPGTWQALWVKAAPGVAPATLRDGLSRDLGRTATVRTAGSVRDAESASIRSTGVSIGGSIGMLSSVAVFVGLFVVANTFGTLVRQRTRRLALLSAIGATPRQIKRLIRFEALALGVVASIGGVAAGYPVSALLTRLFAQDGFDISAADAQYGWVALAAPAAAGVLVTQLAAWRAARRAARIAPMQALRAASTESTGRRRPRLLGATVIFGFAAMLYGLTFAIKAEEPPGPDLTVGVAVMILMGSMTAVGGLAVLAPFFVGPLGGLVGRLGMAVSGEAGRLARATITRSPRRVSSAASSLMLGVALVGTTALMVLSADARFEEAGGQVMRAGHAVAATGTTSDGPAPLPRDTAARAARAPGVSHAVAITTASAKLVDPPPRRPSPEEAPEPVYLTVTGADQAALPSVLRLGGRPRPLGAGEIAVTSRVMKANRLTVGRRIVVRGARGQVALTVADVYHDPSHLFADEALVSPATMERLDPDAATQAVLVRGGTREAIGRAVAGVPGVEVMDKDGYVKTASGAMTKGMRVIYGFIGMALVLALFGMATTVSMSVAERTREFGLLGAVGATAAQIRSIVRWEAATVVLLGGILGIGTAFGTVALMGAATGSSFLTPAAPWWLFVLIIAGAAAVALATSALPARRAAAVPVLDAAKTG, encoded by the coding sequence ATGTGGCTCATCGCGCGCCGTTCGTTCGCCGAGGGGTGGATGCGGCTCACCGCCACGCTGCTGGCGGCGCTGTTCTCGATCGGCCTGATCGCGGGATCGCTCCAGTTCACGCTGCGCGCCCAGGAGGCGGTGTCGGGCAGCGACGCCAGCGAGTACGCCGCCGCCGACGTCCTCGTCCAGGGCGGGTCGGTCGACCCCGACGAGGTCTACGCCGCGCCGGACGGCCGGGTCCCGCTGGCCCGGGTCGCGGGCCGTCCCGGGGTCGCCGCCGTCTCCGGCGACGCCATGGTCGAGGCGACCGCGAGCGGCGCGGACGGCCGGACGATCGTCCCGCCCGCCGGGGCCATGACCCGGCTGCGGCCGTGGCCGTCCGACGGCCGCCTCAACGCCTACCACCTGGAGTCGGGCCGCGCGCCCAGGGCGCCGGACGAGATCGTGGTCACCCGGCACGTGGCCCGCGCCGGGAAGCTGCGCACCGGCGACCCGATGCGGATGTCGCTGCCCCGCGAGGCCCGCGCGATGAAGGTCGTCGGGATCGTCACCGTCCGGGGCCGCAGCGCGGTCGCGAGCGGCGACCTGCTGCTCGCCACGCCCGAGACCGTCCGGCAGGTGAGCGGGCTTCCGCCCGGGACCTGGCAGGCGCTGTGGGTGAAGGCCGCCCCGGGCGTCGCGCCCGCGACGCTCAGGGACGGGCTGTCGCGCGACCTGGGCCGCACCGCCACCGTGCGGACGGCCGGGTCGGTCCGCGACGCCGAGTCCGCCTCCATCCGCTCCACCGGGGTCTCCATCGGCGGCTCGATCGGGATGCTGTCGTCGGTCGCGGTGTTCGTCGGGCTGTTCGTCGTGGCCAACACGTTCGGCACGCTCGTCCGGCAGCGGACGCGCCGCCTCGCCCTGCTCAGCGCGATCGGCGCCACGCCACGGCAGATCAAGCGGCTGATCCGGTTCGAGGCGCTCGCCCTCGGCGTGGTCGCCTCGATCGGCGGCGTCGCCGCCGGCTATCCCGTGTCCGCGCTGCTCACCCGGCTGTTCGCGCAGGACGGCTTCGACATCTCCGCCGCGGACGCCCAGTACGGCTGGGTCGCGCTCGCCGCCCCGGCCGCCGCCGGCGTCCTGGTCACCCAGCTCGCCGCCTGGCGCGCCGCGCGCCGCGCCGCGCGGATCGCGCCGATGCAGGCGCTGCGCGCGGCGAGCACCGAGTCCACCGGCCGCCGCCGGCCCCGGCTGCTCGGCGCCACCGTGATCTTCGGTTTCGCGGCGATGCTCTACGGCCTGACCTTCGCGATCAAGGCGGAGGAGCCGCCGGGGCCCGACCTGACCGTCGGCGTCGCCGTCATGATCCTCATGGGCTCGATGACGGCGGTCGGGGGCCTCGCCGTCCTCGCCCCGTTCTTCGTCGGCCCGCTCGGCGGGCTCGTCGGGCGGCTCGGGATGGCGGTCAGCGGCGAGGCGGGCCGGCTCGCCCGCGCCACCATCACCCGCAGCCCCCGCCGCGTCTCCTCCGCCGCCTCGTCCCTGATGCTGGGCGTCGCGCTGGTCGGCACGACCGCGCTGATGGTGCTGTCGGCGGACGCGCGCTTCGAGGAGGCCGGTGGCCAGGTGATGCGCGCCGGGCACGCCGTCGCCGCGACCGGCACGACCTCCGACGGGCCCGCCCCGCTCCCCCGGGACACCGCCGCCCGCGCCGCCCGCGCGCCCGGCGTCTCCCACGCGGTGGCGATCACCACGGCGTCCGCCAAGCTCGTCGACCCGCCGCCGAGGCGGCCGTCGCCCGAGGAGGCCCCCGAACCGGTGTACCTCACCGTCACCGGCGCGGACCAGGCGGCCCTCCCGTCCGTCCTCAGGCTCGGCGGACGGCCCCGGCCGCTCGGCGCCGGGGAGATCGCCGTCACGTCACGGGTGATGAAGGCGAACCGGCTCACGGTGGGACGGCGGATCGTCGTGCGCGGCGCCCGGGGCCAGGTCGCGCTGACGGTCGCCGACGTCTACCACGACCCGTCCCACCTGTTCGCCGACGAGGCCCTGGTGTCGCCCGCCACGATGGAGCGCCTGGACCCGGACGCCGCGACGCAGGCGGTGCTCGTCCGCGGCGGCACCCGGGAGGCCATCGGCCGCGCGGTCGCCGGCGTCCCGGGCGTCGAGGTCATGGACAAGGACGGCTACGTGAAGACCGCGTCCGGCGCGATGACCAAGGGAATGCGGGTCATATACGGCTTCATCGGCATGGCGCTCGTCCTCGCGCTGTTCGGGATGGCCACCACGGTGTCGATGAGCGTCGCCGAGCGGACCCGCGAGTTCGGACTGCTCGGCGCCGTCGGCGCGACGGCCGCGCAGATCCGCTCGATCGTCCGCTGGGAGGCCGCCACGGTCGTCCTCCTCGGCGGGATCCTGGGGATCGGCACGGCGTTCGGCACGGTCGCGCTCATGGGCGCGGCCACGGGCAGCTCGTTCCTCACCCCCGCCGCGCCCTGGTGGCTGTTCGTCCTGATCATCGCGGGCGCCGCCGCCGTGGCCCTCGCCACCTCCGCCCTCCCCGCCCGCCGCGCCGCCGCCGTCCCCGTCCTCGACGCGGCGAAGACCGGCTGA
- a CDS encoding ABC transporter ATP-binding protein: protein MMQTTPAPAAGHVGEPVAVASDLVKSYGTGDGAVTALRGVSAAFARGRFTAIMGPSGSGKSTFLHCLAGLDTVTSGTVRIGDVEITALSRTRLTKLRRDRLGFVFQSFNLLPMLTAEENILLTGRLGNRRADRRWFDTIVDALGLRERLSHRPGELSGGQQQRVAVARALLTRPEVLFADEPTGNLDSRSGAEVLGFLRTAVDDHGQTVIMVTHDPAAAAYADRVLFLADGMIVHGLASPTIDQVHAVMRRMEG from the coding sequence ATGATGCAGACAACCCCCGCCCCGGCCGCCGGGCACGTCGGCGAACCCGTGGCCGTCGCGTCCGACCTCGTCAAGTCCTACGGGACGGGCGACGGCGCCGTGACCGCGCTGCGCGGCGTCTCCGCGGCGTTCGCCCGCGGCCGGTTCACCGCGATCATGGGACCGTCCGGGTCGGGCAAGTCGACGTTCCTGCACTGCCTGGCCGGGCTGGACACCGTCACCTCCGGGACGGTCCGCATCGGCGACGTCGAGATCACCGCGCTGTCGCGCACCCGGCTGACCAAGCTGCGCCGCGACCGGCTCGGCTTCGTCTTCCAGTCCTTCAACCTGCTGCCGATGCTGACGGCGGAGGAGAACATCCTGCTGACCGGGCGGCTCGGCAACCGGCGCGCGGACCGCCGGTGGTTCGACACGATCGTGGACGCGCTGGGCCTGCGCGAGCGGCTCTCGCACCGGCCGGGCGAGCTGTCGGGCGGGCAGCAGCAGCGGGTCGCGGTGGCGCGGGCGCTGCTCACCCGCCCCGAGGTGCTGTTCGCCGACGAGCCGACCGGCAACCTCGACTCCCGCTCGGGGGCCGAGGTGCTGGGGTTCCTGCGCACGGCCGTGGACGACCACGGGCAGACGGTGATCATGGTGACGCACGATCCGGCGGCCGCCGCGTACGCCGACCGGGTGCTGTTCCTGGCCGACGGGATGATCGTGCACGGGCTCGCCTCGCCCACGATCGACCAGGTCCACGCCGTGATGCGCCGGATGGAGGGCTGA
- a CDS encoding enoyl-CoA hydratase-related protein, whose amino-acid sequence MSETVLYDVSDGVATITLNRPDGMNSLTGEMKEALRATVRRAAADPSARAVILTGAGRAFCAGQDLREHADNLAAGKGLDDTVRRHYNPIVLGITRMAKPVVAAVNGVAAGAGASLAFACDLIIASDGARFATAFTGIGLAPDSGMSWTLQRLVGRAKAAELLLLAEPVKAPEALELGLVNRVVPADELAPASVELARRLASGPTVAYGAVKAALDHAATSDLASALEREAVLQDECEATGDHHNATEAFLKKERPTFQGR is encoded by the coding sequence ATGTCCGAGACCGTGTTGTACGACGTGTCCGACGGTGTGGCCACCATCACGCTCAACCGCCCGGACGGCATGAATTCGCTGACCGGGGAGATGAAGGAGGCGCTGCGCGCGACCGTCCGGCGCGCCGCCGCCGACCCCTCGGCGAGGGCGGTGATCCTCACGGGCGCCGGACGGGCCTTCTGCGCAGGTCAGGACCTGCGCGAGCACGCCGACAACCTCGCGGCGGGCAAGGGCCTGGACGACACCGTCCGCCGCCACTACAACCCCATCGTGCTGGGGATCACACGCATGGCCAAGCCGGTCGTCGCGGCCGTGAACGGCGTCGCGGCGGGCGCCGGGGCGTCGCTGGCGTTCGCCTGCGACCTGATCATCGCGTCCGACGGGGCCCGGTTCGCCACCGCGTTCACCGGGATCGGGCTCGCCCCCGACAGCGGCATGTCGTGGACGCTGCAACGCCTCGTCGGCCGCGCCAAGGCGGCGGAGCTGCTGCTGCTCGCCGAGCCGGTGAAGGCCCCGGAGGCGCTGGAGCTCGGGCTGGTGAACCGCGTCGTCCCGGCGGACGAGCTGGCCCCCGCGTCCGTGGAGCTGGCCCGGCGCCTGGCATCGGGGCCGACCGTCGCCTACGGCGCCGTCAAGGCGGCGCTCGACCACGCGGCCACGAGCGACCTGGCCTCCGCGCTGGAGAGGGAGGCCGTCCTCCAGGACGAGTGCGAGGCCACCGGCGACCACCACAACGCCACGGAGGCGTTCCTGAAGAAGGAGCGGCCCACCTTCCAGGGGCGCTGA
- a CDS encoding DUF3117 domain-containing protein has protein sequence MAAMKPRTGDGPLEVTKEGRGIVMRVPLEGGGRLVVELSADEAKELGEALKEVVG, from the coding sequence ATGGCGGCGATGAAGCCGCGGACGGGAGACGGTCCGCTCGAAGTGACCAAGGAGGGGCGCGGAATCGTCATGCGGGTCCCGCTAGAGGGCGGTGGCCGCCTTGTGGTCGAGCTCTCGGCCGACGAGGCGAAGGAGCTCGGCGAGGCCCTCAAGGAAGTCGTGGGCTGA